A single window of Mycobacterium sp. ITM-2016-00318 DNA harbors:
- a CDS encoding 1,4-dihydroxy-2-naphthoyl-CoA synthase, with translation MSDNPFDSALWQPVDGFELTDITYHRHVVDGVPQPTVRVAFDRPDVRNAFRPHTVDELYRVLDHARMSPDVGVVLLTGNGPSPKDGGWAFCSGGDQRIRGRSGYQYASGETAETVDVARAGRLHILEVQRLIRFMPKVVVCLVNGWAAGGGHSLHVVCDLTLASREHARFKQTDADVGSFDGGYGSAYLAKQVGQKFAREIFFLGRPYDAEQMHAMGAVNEVVDHADLETVGLEWAAAINGKSPQAVRMLKYAFNLTDDGLMGQQLFAGEATRLAYMTDEAVEGRDAFLEKRDPDWSPFPRYY, from the coding sequence ATGAGCGACAACCCCTTTGACTCCGCGCTGTGGCAGCCCGTCGACGGCTTCGAGCTCACCGACATCACGTATCACCGCCACGTCGTCGACGGCGTTCCGCAGCCGACGGTGCGCGTGGCGTTCGACCGGCCCGACGTGCGCAACGCCTTCCGCCCGCACACCGTCGACGAGTTGTACCGCGTCCTCGACCACGCCAGGATGTCGCCCGACGTGGGCGTCGTGCTGCTCACCGGCAACGGTCCGTCGCCCAAGGACGGCGGCTGGGCGTTCTGCTCCGGCGGCGATCAACGCATCCGCGGCCGCAGCGGGTATCAGTACGCCTCGGGTGAAACGGCTGAAACCGTCGATGTCGCACGCGCCGGGCGGCTGCACATTCTCGAGGTTCAGCGGCTGATCCGGTTCATGCCGAAGGTGGTGGTCTGTCTGGTCAACGGCTGGGCCGCAGGCGGAGGACACAGCCTTCATGTGGTGTGCGACCTGACGCTGGCCAGCCGCGAGCACGCCCGGTTCAAGCAGACCGACGCCGACGTGGGCAGCTTCGACGGCGGTTACGGCAGTGCGTATTTGGCCAAGCAGGTCGGGCAGAAGTTCGCGCGTGAGATCTTCTTTCTCGGCAGGCCGTATGACGCCGAGCAGATGCATGCGATGGGCGCGGTCAACGAGGTCGTCGACCACGCGGACCTGGAGACCGTCGGCCTCGAGTGGGCCGCGGCGATCAACGGCAAGTCGCCGCAGGCCGTGCGTATGCTCAAGTACGCGTTCAACCTGACCGATGACGGGTTGATGGGTCAGCAGCTGTTCGCCGGTGAGGCAACGCGATTGGCCTACATGACCGACGAGGCCGTCGAGGGCCGCGACGCGTTTCTGGAGAAACGCGACCCCGACTGGAGCCCCTTCCCGCGCTACTACTAG
- a CDS encoding nitroreductase family deazaflavin-dependent oxidoreductase, whose protein sequence is MSNSRLPWWLKYVNKVMIGLQKAGVNFGGKGPVVLTVPGRKTGKPRSTPVTPMHVDDRRYVVGGLPGSDWAANVRAAGQATLHQGRRSEQVRMVELSVDEARPLLREFPIRVPTGVGFIKNAGLVTGPNPDEFEALAGRCPVFRMDPVKA, encoded by the coding sequence ATGTCGAACTCTCGGTTGCCGTGGTGGCTGAAGTACGTCAACAAGGTGATGATCGGGTTGCAGAAGGCGGGCGTGAACTTCGGCGGCAAGGGCCCCGTCGTGCTGACCGTGCCGGGTCGCAAGACCGGCAAGCCGCGATCGACGCCGGTGACGCCGATGCACGTCGACGACAGGCGGTATGTGGTCGGCGGTTTGCCCGGCTCCGATTGGGCGGCCAACGTGCGGGCCGCGGGGCAGGCCACCCTGCACCAGGGCCGCCGCAGTGAACAGGTGCGCATGGTGGAGTTGTCGGTCGACGAAGCCCGCCCGCTGCTGCGGGAATTCCCGATCAGGGTGCCAACCGGTGTCGGGTTCATCAAGAACGCCGGCCTGGTCACCGGGCCCAACCCCGACGAATTCGAGGCGCTCGCCGGACGCTGCCCCGTCTTCCGCATGGACCCGGTAAAGGCATGA
- a CDS encoding nitroreductase family deazaflavin-dependent oxidoreductase: protein MPGVERVHPPRWLKPLNKVFMVMLRLGVPISRVEKPVVLTVPGRRTGKPRSTPVTPMHVDGISYVVNSYPGSDWVDNVRAAGEATLAHGRHAERVRMVELSPEDARPVLRAFPTLVPTGVDLMKRVGLLTDGTPDEVERLAGRCPVFRIEPIT, encoded by the coding sequence ATGCCGGGCGTTGAACGAGTCCACCCGCCGCGGTGGCTGAAACCGCTGAACAAGGTGTTCATGGTGATGCTGCGGCTCGGTGTGCCGATCTCGCGCGTCGAGAAGCCGGTGGTTCTGACGGTGCCTGGCCGCAGGACGGGCAAGCCGCGGTCGACGCCGGTCACGCCGATGCACGTCGACGGCATCAGCTACGTGGTGAACAGTTATCCCGGTTCGGACTGGGTCGACAACGTCCGTGCCGCCGGCGAGGCGACGCTGGCACACGGCAGACACGCAGAGCGGGTACGCATGGTGGAGCTATCGCCGGAGGACGCGCGACCGGTCCTGCGCGCGTTTCCGACTCTGGTGCCCACCGGCGTCGACCTGATGAAGCGGGTAGGCCTCTTGACCGACGGCACACCCGATGAGGTGGAGCGCCTGGCGGGCCGCTGCCCGGTGTTCCGCATCGAGCCGATCACGTAG